In Phormidium yuhuli AB48, one genomic interval encodes:
- a CDS encoding DNA polymerase III subunit gamma/tau, which translates to MVYEPLHHKYRPATFADLVGQSAIASTLTNAIRQERIAPAYLFCGPRGTGKTSSARIFAKSLNCLSSDRPTESPCGTCDTCRSIARGSALDIIEIDAASNTGVDNIRELIERAQFAPVQARYKVYIIDECHMLSTAAFNSLLKTLEEPPSQVIFILATTDPQRVLPTIISRCQRFDYRRIPLTSMREHLRYIAEQEAIRITDEAITLIAQLAQGGLRDAESVLDQLSLLPEEIDVERVWDLVGAVPERDLLTLLEAIAQNNPQQVLEQCRYLLDRGREPPIVMQNLAAFYRDLLIAKTAPQRNDLVTVTAPTWEALCQFAQQWDEQLILAGSQHLRACDSQVRNTTQPRLWLEVTLLGLLPANMQRSQPAPSPASRFPSQPGSMAMAPVAPVAPVAATPQAPAQPATTPTPVSQAPAQPATTPTPVSQAPAQPQTVPQHHPANSSDQGVAPAPTPPPPNSTAEVPDISALPQIWQQVLENIEFRATRELLRQQGRLLQFDGQTAEIGVPKALIRMAETKLADIEVAFQSTLHKAIRVKIGSAQAQVRGLTAPHPQGTFSAAKSAPSAPVATPQELTHRDSEVSENAPPWEKSASVGNPQPDITPTARHSDSQETRPGETLPGATYPDSLNPVPSDAIAPTVMPQGSEESWEIDQLEKVANEFAQFFNGNVVDLDDDLDFEL; encoded by the coding sequence GTGGTTTATGAGCCGTTACACCACAAATATCGTCCTGCCACCTTTGCCGATCTTGTTGGCCAGTCGGCGATCGCCAGTACCCTAACCAATGCCATTCGTCAGGAACGGATTGCCCCGGCCTATTTGTTTTGTGGGCCTCGGGGGACTGGGAAAACCTCAAGTGCCCGTATCTTCGCTAAATCCCTGAATTGCTTGAGCAGCGATCGCCCCACAGAAAGCCCCTGTGGAACCTGTGACACCTGTCGTAGCATTGCCCGAGGCTCAGCCCTCGATATTATTGAAATCGACGCCGCTAGTAACACCGGCGTTGATAATATTCGTGAACTCATTGAACGGGCCCAATTTGCCCCCGTACAAGCCCGTTACAAAGTCTATATTATTGACGAATGCCACATGCTCAGCACAGCGGCATTTAACTCTCTTTTAAAAACCCTAGAAGAACCTCCGTCCCAGGTCATCTTCATCCTCGCCACCACTGACCCCCAGCGCGTTTTGCCCACCATTATTTCTCGCTGTCAGCGGTTTGACTATCGGCGCATTCCCCTAACGTCCATGAGGGAGCATTTGCGCTATATTGCCGAGCAAGAAGCCATCCGCATCACCGATGAAGCGATTACCCTAATTGCTCAGCTCGCTCAGGGAGGATTACGAGATGCCGAGAGTGTTCTGGATCAACTGAGCTTATTACCGGAAGAAATTGACGTCGAACGAGTCTGGGATTTAGTGGGCGCGGTTCCAGAGCGAGATTTGCTGACCTTACTTGAGGCGATCGCCCAAAACAATCCCCAACAGGTTTTAGAACAATGTCGCTATCTCCTCGATCGCGGACGAGAACCGCCCATTGTCATGCAAAATCTCGCCGCCTTCTATCGAGATTTACTCATCGCCAAAACCGCTCCTCAACGGAACGATCTCGTCACGGTAACTGCTCCAACCTGGGAGGCTCTCTGTCAGTTCGCCCAGCAGTGGGACGAGCAATTGATTCTAGCCGGCTCCCAGCATTTACGGGCCTGCGACAGTCAAGTTCGCAATACCACCCAACCCCGTCTTTGGTTAGAAGTTACCTTACTGGGGCTACTTCCGGCGAACATGCAGCGGTCTCAACCTGCCCCATCCCCCGCCTCCAGATTTCCCTCTCAGCCAGGGTCAATGGCTATGGCCCCTGTGGCTCCTGTAGCTCCTGTGGCAGCTACCCCTCAAGCTCCCGCTCAACCTGCCACAACTCCCACCCCAGTTTCTCAAGCTCCCGCTCAACCTGCCACAACTCCCACCCCAGTTTCTCAAGCTCCCGCTCAACCCCAAACTGTCCCGCAGCACCATCCTGCCAACTCTAGCGACCAAGGAGTTGCCCCTGCCCCTACCCCACCCCCCCCAAACTCCACCGCCGAAGTCCCAGACATCTCTGCTCTGCCCCAAATTTGGCAACAGGTTCTAGAGAATATCGAATTTCGGGCAACCCGAGAACTCTTACGGCAACAAGGACGTTTGCTGCAATTTGACGGTCAAACCGCCGAAATTGGTGTACCCAAGGCCCTGATCAGAATGGCAGAAACGAAACTTGCCGATATTGAGGTGGCCTTCCAGAGCACCCTACATAAAGCCATCCGTGTCAAGATTGGCTCTGCCCAAGCACAGGTTAGAGGTCTCACTGCACCCCATCCCCAAGGGACATTCTCGGCGGCTAAGTCCGCCCCATCCGCCCCTGTGGCAACCCCTCAGGAGCTAACTCACCGCGACTCGGAGGTTTCTGAAAATGCTCCTCCTTGGGAGAAGTCTGCATCTGTAGGTAACCCACAACCGGATATAACACCTACGGCACGCCATAGCGATTCCCAAGAAACTAGACCGGGAGAAACCCTGCCAGGAGCTACCTATCCCGACTCCCTCAACCCAGTCCCATCGGACGCGATCGCCCCGACTGTGATGCCTCAGGGGTCTGAGGAGAGTTGGGAGATTGATCAACTGGAAAAGGTCGCAAACGAGTTTGCCCAGTTTTTTAATGGCAATGTAGTAGATTTAGACGATGACCTAGACTTTGAACTCTAA
- a CDS encoding peptidylprolyl isomerase encodes MTDNFITIDDQAISLKQAIGYLNTTGDLPKFIQRILYRHIIEQTLSHRLDVAVEPQQIEQAIVNFRVQNKLTEPAPFEEWLKSQGLTYESFQKRVSESLRVEVLKQKEISQESRKYFNDNKAALDRIVLSRIVVLAQALAKEIQQQLTNGTATFEALAKQHSVTNDSSLGGLMGTLQMGQLPPEIRGQLAGHGVGDIIGPLEVEGRYTILRIEQILPAAYEGDLRKQLEERFFAQWLQNQLKDHDIKLNIE; translated from the coding sequence ATGACTGACAATTTCATTACCATCGATGACCAGGCAATTTCCCTGAAACAAGCCATTGGTTATCTCAACACCACGGGAGATCTCCCCAAGTTCATTCAGCGAATTCTCTACCGCCACATTATTGAGCAAACCTTAAGCCACCGCTTAGATGTGGCGGTGGAACCGCAACAAATCGAACAAGCGATCGTGAATTTCCGGGTTCAGAATAAACTCACAGAACCGGCTCCCTTTGAGGAATGGCTTAAATCTCAAGGGTTGACCTATGAGTCGTTTCAAAAACGGGTCTCTGAATCCTTACGAGTGGAAGTACTCAAGCAAAAGGAAATCAGCCAAGAATCTCGCAAGTATTTCAATGACAACAAAGCGGCGTTAGATCGTATTGTGTTATCGCGGATTGTGGTTTTAGCGCAAGCCCTAGCCAAGGAGATTCAGCAGCAACTGACCAATGGCACGGCTACCTTTGAAGCCTTGGCAAAACAGCATTCGGTGACCAATGATAGTTCCCTGGGGGGACTGATGGGAACTCTGCAAATGGGACAACTCCCCCCAGAAATTCGCGGTCAATTGGCTGGACATGGTGTTGGGGATATTATTGGTCCCCTGGAAGTGGAAGGACGCTATACGATTTTGCGGATCGAGCAGATTTTACCCGCTGCCTATGAAGGAGACCTTCGTAAACAACTTGAAGAGCGATTTTTTGCGCAATGGCTGCAAAATCAGCTTAAAGACCATGACATCAAATTGAATATCGAATAA
- a CDS encoding N-acetylmannosamine-6-phosphate 2-epimerase: MAIAHSSLLSSLQGGLIVSCQAPPDSPLHDPEIMAAMAEAAVNRGAVGIRVDSPAHVRAIRQRLPEIPLIGLWKRVYTDSDVYITPQRHHAEAIAEAGADIIALDATERPRPQGETLAEIVQWVQDTWALPIMADIDSLKAAKVAQQLGIEIIGTTLYGYTAATAGQSPPAWELLQALVRDCPGFMICEGGISSPEMAQQAIALGANAVVVGTAITGVDVLVQRYHQAIVGR; encoded by the coding sequence ATGGCGATCGCCCATTCTTCTCTCCTCTCATCCTTGCAAGGGGGACTCATTGTTTCCTGTCAAGCACCCCCCGACTCCCCCCTTCATGACCCTGAGATCATGGCTGCTATGGCAGAAGCTGCCGTTAATCGGGGTGCTGTAGGCATTCGGGTTGATAGCCCTGCTCATGTACGAGCGATACGTCAGCGACTGCCTGAAATACCTCTGATTGGCTTATGGAAGCGCGTCTACACAGACAGTGACGTTTACATTACTCCTCAACGCCACCATGCCGAAGCCATCGCTGAAGCTGGGGCAGATATTATTGCCCTAGATGCCACAGAGCGGCCGCGTCCCCAGGGGGAAACTCTAGCCGAGATTGTGCAATGGGTCCAGGACACATGGGCACTTCCCATTATGGCGGACATCGATAGCCTCAAGGCGGCCAAGGTCGCTCAACAGCTTGGGATCGAGATTATTGGAACAACCCTCTACGGCTACACCGCCGCCACCGCAGGACAATCGCCACCGGCATGGGAACTTCTACAAGCCCTAGTTCGGGATTGTCCCGGATTTATGATTTGTGAAGGGGGAATCAGTTCCCCAGAGATGGCCCAACAGGCTATAGCCCTAGGGGCGAATGCCGTCGTTGTCGGGACTGCAATCACAGGGGTTGATGTCTTGGTTCAACGCTATCACCAAGCCATAGTGGGTCGGTAG
- a CDS encoding slr1306 family protein: MLGIVKQPILVFGLGASGALWLFDSFGNRFTDFGDWGVWGLIIVGIALWRLGGRQPGTGVDVLPSQFNQAEVEQALNRVRNNLKVLLAESDSDEDLCGFQERLEALEQTDEQRSLTLGVTGRKGVGKTALVRALQTELAQGSTLELQIQDLPSCLQGDDSALLAEAQQTDVLLLVTDGDIRESELDLVEKITASGQALLLVWNQSDRHPPEEQAQILGRIRQQAEPYLRGDRILAIAAAPTPIEVRLYKTDNSIETSTTTPPPELASLSECLETLHRDAGGLIWATTYRAAQSLRREIRQEINRLRRHRALPVVRQSQWIAAAAAFGNPLPSLDLLATAAVNVQLVMNLGKIYQQKLSLEQAKVAAKTLAEMLVKLGLVEVSTQLVTAALKQNPITFVAGGATQGLSAAYLTHIAGLSLIEYFEDCEETAQMARGSGLDGERFASIVKRVFETNRRKTFIQSLIRQAGDRFATKTA, encoded by the coding sequence ATGCTAGGGATAGTCAAGCAACCAATTCTCGTTTTTGGCCTGGGAGCCTCGGGGGCCTTATGGCTTTTTGATAGTTTCGGGAATCGCTTTACTGATTTTGGAGACTGGGGAGTTTGGGGATTAATCATTGTGGGGATAGCCCTATGGCGGCTCGGCGGCCGTCAGCCAGGGACTGGTGTTGATGTCTTGCCAAGCCAGTTTAACCAAGCTGAAGTCGAGCAAGCCTTAAACCGAGTTCGCAACAATCTCAAGGTGTTGCTGGCTGAAAGCGACTCAGATGAGGATCTATGCGGGTTTCAGGAACGTCTGGAGGCTCTGGAGCAAACCGATGAACAGCGATCCCTTACCCTTGGAGTCACGGGCCGTAAGGGGGTGGGAAAAACGGCCCTAGTTCGGGCTTTGCAGACAGAACTAGCTCAAGGCTCAACCCTGGAGCTTCAGATTCAAGACTTACCCTCCTGTCTCCAGGGGGACGATTCAGCTCTACTGGCTGAGGCTCAACAGACGGATGTTCTGTTACTGGTCACTGATGGAGATATCCGAGAGTCAGAGCTAGATTTAGTGGAGAAGATTACTGCCAGTGGACAAGCGCTGCTCTTGGTGTGGAATCAAAGCGATCGCCATCCTCCTGAGGAACAAGCCCAAATTTTAGGTCGGATTCGTCAACAGGCCGAACCCTACTTAAGGGGCGATCGCATTCTGGCCATTGCTGCGGCCCCAACTCCCATTGAAGTGCGCCTCTATAAAACTGACAACAGCATCGAAACCTCCACCACAACCCCTCCCCCAGAACTGGCTTCTCTCAGTGAATGTTTAGAGACTCTCCATCGGGATGCGGGGGGACTGATCTGGGCCACCACTTACCGCGCTGCTCAATCCCTGCGGCGGGAGATTCGCCAAGAGATCAACCGCCTGCGTCGTCATCGGGCCCTGCCGGTTGTTCGTCAATCTCAATGGATTGCGGCGGCGGCGGCCTTTGGGAATCCTCTTCCTAGTTTAGATTTACTCGCCACGGCGGCGGTCAATGTCCAGTTAGTGATGAACTTGGGCAAAATTTATCAGCAAAAACTCTCGCTGGAACAGGCTAAGGTGGCCGCGAAAACTTTGGCAGAGATGTTAGTCAAGCTCGGGTTAGTGGAAGTCTCCACCCAGCTGGTGACGGCCGCCTTGAAACAAAACCCCATCACCTTTGTCGCTGGTGGGGCCACCCAGGGCCTCAGTGCTGCCTATTTGACTCACATTGCCGGCTTAAGTCTGATCGAATACTTTGAGGACTGTGAAGAGACCGCTCAGATGGCTCGGGGGAGTGGTTTGGATGGGGAACGCTTCGCGAGTATTGTCAAACGGGTCTTTGAGACCAATCGCCGCAAAACCTTTATCCAATCCCTGATTCGTCAAGCGGGCGATCGCTTTGCTACAAAAACGGCTTAA
- the cspE gene encoding transcription antiterminator/RNA stability regulator CspE has protein sequence MSSQVTGTVKWFNEEKGFGFITQENGGPDVFVHFRAIVQDGFKTLSEGQRVQFTVEQGQKGPQAQNVTPL, from the coding sequence ATGTCAAGTCAAGTTACCGGAACCGTGAAATGGTTTAACGAAGAGAAAGGATTTGGTTTTATCACCCAGGAAAACGGAGGGCCTGATGTGTTTGTACATTTCCGGGCCATCGTACAAGATGGTTTTAAAACTCTTTCTGAAGGACAAAGGGTCCAGTTTACCGTTGAACAGGGACAAAAAGGCCCTCAAGCTCAAAATGTTACCCCGCTCTAG
- a CDS encoding YciI family protein yields MAWFAKIESGIVDKSTFDHYVPAHIEYVKQLNQRGYQAKSGYWNRRGGGMLIFQAESMQEAEAIVQQDPLVLNRCVTYDLYEWCLVVED; encoded by the coding sequence ATGGCTTGGTTTGCTAAGATTGAAAGCGGTATTGTCGACAAGTCGACCTTTGATCACTATGTTCCCGCTCATATTGAGTATGTTAAACAGCTTAACCAAAGGGGATATCAGGCCAAAAGTGGGTACTGGAACCGCCGAGGTGGGGGAATGTTAATCTTTCAAGCTGAATCGATGCAAGAGGCGGAGGCCATTGTCCAGCAAGACCCCCTCGTTTTGAATCGCTGTGTAACCTATGATCTCTATGAGTGGTGTCTCGTCGTTGAGGATTAA